The genomic window TGAGTTTTGAAGGCCCCGCCCCGACTTCTCCCACCCTTTCCCCATGTGAACACAGAGAGTCTGATGGCCCAGCCCTTGAAAAACAAGCATTTGTGTTTATTAACCAAGAGGAGAGAAGTCAGAGCAGCAGAGACTACTAACCAGTCCCTCCAGAAGTCTACCCACCTAGGCCAGGCTGCAAAGGCCAGAAAAGAACAGGGGACAGGCcacttctccctgcccccacaacAGGGTGAGTTCCCAGGGAACCAGGGCCCACTGGGTAAGGAAGAGGAAGTCAGCAAAGGACAGAGgccaaggaaggaagaaggaaacagaactGCTGAGAAGGCAGGCCTGGCGAGATCTCTTGGCCCCTCACTCGCAGTGGGGAGGGCTAAGTGGCCCAAATCCAAACCCAGAAAGGGACCAAGCAGGGGTACACTCATCAAAAACCCTACACATGAGGGGTAGGGGGTGGTCCAAATGCAAGAGGCAACTCTCCATGGTCAGTCCTTGCCAGGTGGATGCTGGTCCAGCCTCTGAGCTTTACCTCCATCCCAGTTCACACAAGGCAGCAGCCTCTGGTCTGCCCGAAAGCATGGAATGCATGCAGGAGAAGTCAAGGAGCCAAGGCCTCTCTAAGATCTGTCCTGTCAAAGCCCGTCCAGCGGAGTCCTAGCCCTCAGCCGCTGGGGTCTCCCGCGCTTGCCGCAACCCGTACAGCCACTTGATCACGCGGGCGTTGCGCTCTACCACCGACACGCCGTAGGGGACGCGCTCGCGGGCGCGCTCCTCCACGGTGGCGGAACTGCGGCGGGAGCAGCCCTCCTCGGAGCTGCCCGGCCCAGCGCTGGGCCCGGCCAGGGACACGATGTCCGAGCTGGCCCGGGCCAGGTGGGCCACACCCAACCCCCGTGCCTCCTCAGGGTCCAGGCCGCAGAAGTTAAAAAATCGCTCAAGGTCAGCTGCTGCCCTCGAGAAGCGCTCACTCAGGTCCGACTTGGAGCGTTGCAAACCTGGGGGCCGAGCTGGGCTGGAGGCGGCAGGAGTGCCTGGCGATGGGCCGGGCCGGGCAGGTGAGGCCGGCAGCGGACGGACATCCACTCGGCGGACCGCAGCCGTACTGGGCGGCGGACGTGGCGGGGTGGCCACAGGCGCGTGGCGGGCCCCCTCTGCCCGTCCGGGGGTACGGCTGGCCTCGGCAGGGGACACGGGACTATCACACAAGTTTATGAGGCTGCTAAGGATGTCCAGGTCCAGCTGGGGCCGGCggccagggccaggcagggctcGGCGGCTAGGTGTAAGCACTGTGCGGCGAGTCCCGGGGCTGAAGAGTGGCTGTTTGGACAGCAGGGGCTGCACAGGTTCCTGACGCGTGTTGGCCACATGCAGGCTCTTGACATACTTGGCCTTGTCGGCCTCCAGGCGCTCCACGGCACTAGGTTTCCGGACTCCACCGTCTGCTGGCCGCCGTAGCAGGTAGCCGGGAACCTTGGTCCGCAGGCGGAAAGGTGGGGCGGGGGCGTCCCGGGCTCCGGGAGTCAGCGTGTCCACAGGCATGGCTGTCACATACCTTCCGAGGGCTTCGGTCCGAGGAGACCTGAGAAATGAGGAGCCAGATCCAGACAGAAAGTTGGCAGCTGGACACCGGCACCGGCTgcaggggaggaaagaaagagatgagatgagatgagcaCGCTCAGACAAAGGCTCAGCAAAGACTGAAAGGGGCTCCAGACGCCTTCGCTGTTAAAAGTGAAGGCCACGCCCCTGATTCACAGGGAGCCAATCAGCAGGCAGAGAGCAAGAGCTGAAGGGCCTGTGGCTCTGCCCAcaaccctccccctccttctccggGGACCCGGCCCAGCtgaggcagaggaaaaaaaagatgccaaagaagacagacacggGAGGCCTGAGCAGAAAAAAACAGAGCAAGGCACGATGTAAAGGAAGCAAGGTGGGCTCCAAGGTGGGTACCAGCCGGCTCAGCCTCAATGGGTCCTCTTAACAGCTCCATTTTGCAGAGGGGGAACTGAAGCCCGTTCTGCACGTTAGTGGCTCTGCCCCTTGCCTCCAAGCGAGGAAGTGCTGGCGCAGGGGTCGTGGGGTTACGTGACCAAGAGAAAGGGCTCCAACCCCACACCCCACCTGGACTGCCCACAGGGAGCCTGGTACCACCCCTACCCCTCACCTACCCAGGCAGGAAGCTGCCCTGTGCCATCCACCTGCCTAGACACGCCAGGCCCCAGGCACAGCAGCAGAGCTTGTGGAGGAGGAGTGTAGAAaatccccacccccgccccagtgGAGTCCAGACACCCATCAGCTTCCAGCATGGGACTGCAATGCCAGGCCCACGGTGAGCCACGGATAGCTGTCAAGGAAACgtcagccctgagctaagctCTCCGAGAGAAGCTGGAAATACCCAAGATGGCACAGCCCTGCTTGGAGCATCCAGCAGACTCTGGATCTGCCAGCGGCCGTGGGATGGGCACCCACAGGCAGGAGGGCCCAAACGTGGGTGCACAAGTGTCCACATGATCACTAAGCGTTAGGGCTGGTGCCCCAGGCATCAGGCCACCCCTGGCCCTTTTTCCAAGGAAGGGCTGGGCCCACAAAGTGCCTGCTCAGCCCCCCTGGAGATGGGCCAGAAGGAAACCCATAAACCAAGTCCTGAAccttctcgtctgtaaaatgggaaaagggaCTTTGTCTGGATGATCCCCAAGGGGACTTGCATTTCAAGCCATCTAGACCCGTGTGTCTAATTCAATAGCCACTGGCCACATATGGCTACTCAACCTTAGctttaaataaaaacttacaaTTCAGATCCTGAAtcacactagccatatttcaagggctcagcagccacatgtggccagtggtcaCTGTACTAGACAGCACAGAGAAGCGCATTTCCATCCAGAGCTGAAAGCTGTATGGACAGCCCCACCAAGACAGCCGGCATTCCAGGGGGAGAGTCCAGAGTGGGGTGGAGAAGCAGGAACCTCCACTGTGGGCCAGACGTTTCACACCATCCTCTCCTGTAACCCACCAACAAGGGTGTGAGATGAGTCATTGTTACCtcatttttacagatggagaaactgaggctcagagaagtgaccaACGCAGGTCCCAGAGCCAATAGATGAGACAGAAGTTCACAGGGAGCCTAATTTACTCGTCTGTTACATTTATGGTAGTTTCACTCTTGGAGGCTCCCATTCCCCTCGAGTATCAGCTCTCTGAGGCCAGAGCGTTGTCTGCTTTGTTGGCTGGATCTCAGTTTCAAGATATTGCTCTTGACGCAtaataggtattcaataaatttttattgaattgaaaTGCCTATGAGGGCCAAATGTGAATGGGCAGGTCAGGCATAAACTAGACAAGGGCACACCCAGCCTACTGCAGGCATATGGGTCCAAAGTGGTGGGTGTAGAATGTTCTCGGAAGCTGGAAATCCAGAAGTGCCTCAAAACTCTAGATTCTTAAGTGTTAGCATATTcaataacaataattttaaaaacgtTGCATGTACGGGGCAAACGAAATATGTCTGAAAACacatctgccccctccccctcatcTGGTCCCCAGCCCCGAGTCTGAGACCTCTGCGGCGATGGCAGGTTGAGAACAGAACCTCGGGGGCTGTGGCCCAGACCCAGAGCTGCTCCCCAGGCAGAGGGGGCGGCCTAGGTGGGAAAGGAAGGCTGCCCCACTCAGGGCCGCCCCCCCAGGAGGCCTCAGGCGGGAAGGGTCTGACAGGAAAGGCAGCCTTGCTGCGCAGTGTCCGGGGAGCTAGACGCTGCCCCACCCCCGGGCCGCCGCCTCCCAAACCAGTCCAACCCGTCGTTGGCGGCGCTTCGCTCCCGGGCACCATCCGCGGAAGAGGAAGGAGGTCGGACGGGCAGGGCCAGCGCAGAAGCCCCGCGCGCCGCCTCCGGCCCCACCTGCCAACTCCAGGGGTCCTTGATGGCGAGCGGCGGGGACAGACGCTCGGAGCCTGGCCCGGCTTCGGGGCCGCTCGCTGGGGCTCGCCCACCGCCCGCCGTGCGTCTTGCGCAAACAGCTGCGCCTCTTAAAGactcggtttccttatctgtgacaTGCAGTTAAAAATAGACCTTGCTGAGCCTCCAGGTCACTGGGAGGATGGAGAGATAACCCGGGTCGAGGGCATTCCGCAGCACCCGGCGCGCCGGGAACCGCGCCCCCTATTTTAATCGCGTTTGACCCACCTCCGCAGACCGCGCCCCCGCAGGGGTCTCTAAGCGCGCTCCGCAAGGGCTGTCCGAGCCCGGGCCACGGACAAAGGTCAGTGAGTTGACCTGAACAAGCCCCATTCCACAGGCCGGCAAGCGGAGGTGCGGCGGCTCCTGGGAGTTGAGGCCAGGGTCCCAGTCCCCAGGTGGAACTCAGTATCCTCTCTGAGGCCTCCTCTCCCCGCCCAGCGCCCCACCCATGAATTTCAAATATTACCCACAAATGGCCCCCAATGCGCCGGCCCCAGGCCCTTCTCGTTGGTTTCCCCGGGGCAGGCAGCCCCAccttgccccctccccacctgcttcccCGGCGTCAGCCTCAGGAGGCTGCCGAAGGGCAGCGGGGGGAGCCCGGATCCTTGGTCTGGCTTCTGCCCTTCCCCACTTCGGAGCAATCTTGGGGACTCCCGGCGGCGGAGGTGGCCGCGAGCCTGGCAGCGCGCTGTGTGACTCTGGCCGCTAGCCGCCCCTCTCTGAGCCCGGGTTGGCCTGGCTCCTAAATGAGGGGACTGACGGCACGGCTCCTGCGGTCTCGTCCAGGCCAGAAGGTGAGTCCCAGCCTTTCTGAGGAGGGAGGAGTGCCCTGGCAGCCCTCTACCCGGGCCGGacgcccccggccccggcccgcaCGTACCTGGCTGCGCCCGCGCCGCTGCACTGCGCTCCTGCGCCCAGCCCATCTGGGGCTCAGGTAACACGCGTTTGCGCAACTTCCGGCGGCCGGCTGCGAGCAGGTGAACCCGCCAACCCAGGTGTTACCCGAAAGGGGAGAACGGAAGGCAGGCGGCGGAGAACCGAGCCCGGGCGCGCTGGCAGTCGGCGCGGCGCCAGGACTGGGTCCAGCGGCCCCGACCGGCCCCGGGAAGCCCTTCCGCGAGCCGGGCTCCCTTCCCCACCTGCACATCGGCCGCGTGGAGCCCCCGGGGCCCACTCGGCACGCGCACCCATTTaggagatggagaaactgagttccccctcccccacagtcacaaTGGCCCCCAGTTAACGTTCACCGCGCCCGGCACAAGAAAGCGCTTTTCCTGGTGTTAATTAACCcattttaatcttcccaacagccCCTACGAGGTGAGctctgttattattcccatttgactaatggaaaactgaggctgggaCAGGCTGAGTCAGTGCCCAAAGTCACCCCGAGGAGTCCAACCTGGTCTCTCTCCCCGCCCCCGACCAAGACTTAATGCCCCTCCCCCTTTCTAGCTGTGTGTCATGTCCCTGAGCAGGTTACTGGACCTCTCTGGCCCTCCACTCTGTCAAGCGAGGAGAGTCCCGCCTTCTAGGCCAGGTCAGTGTGGGTTCTGAGGGCCTGTAGAAGTTTGGTGCAAGCTGTAAACGTTAgtaacaacagcaataacaataataataactagaAGTTCTGAGGGCCGGGCACTGGACCCACCCTGGGAGGGAGGAAGTATTgaactcccattttacagatgaggaggctgtCATCCTGCAGGAAGGAACCCCTGAGAGGGAGGTGACTGTCCCCTCTGTCAGCCCAAGCCCTAAGAGGTGACTTCTGGCTGCTCATTTGGTTAGGCTGGTTTCCTCTGGGgtcctgaggcccagagaagggagtgACCACTGGCCTCAGACCTGAGCCCTGGCAAGACCAGAGGGGGCCCAAGTCCACGTCTGTGCCTGGTGGGGGCTGTGCCAGGATCAGGGTGCAGGGCatgaggggaggggacaggaagtGACCAAGGAGCAGCGCTCCTCCCCCTGGGGGGAGAGTCAGCCCTGAGGCCTCCTCCAGGCTCTGGGGCCTGATTTTAGAGGGTGAGGGAGGCGACGAGACCTTCATTCCCCACATGGCCTGCTGGGTCCCCGCCTGGCCCTCCACTGAGGTGACAATAGGGTGGGGTTGCAGGCGCTAGTTAGGCACTAAAGCAGTAAAAGCAAAGCAACAATAACCATTGTCGTAAAATAGCTAAGACCTTGCCTGAGTGCTTTCTTTGTccctggcactgttctaagctctttatatatgtcaactcatttaatcctcacacttaccctgtgaggtaggtactaccaGTATGCCCTTTGACAGTTGAGAAAAAGGAGGCACAGAAAGGTGGGgccacttgcctgaggtcacacagctggtgaatgGCAGAGCCTAGATTGGAACCCAGGCCTGggtctggggaggaggggtggagacAGTCTTCAGTGTTGGGCTCTGGCCACTCACCAGGAGACTATAATAATGGCAATGCTTTCCCAATAGAAATCAGGCTTCATCACAGCTCTGAGTATCCCCCTCCCACACCTCACCAGCCCCCACCACCTTAGGATAAAATCCAAGCTCTCCACTCAGCCGTCAGGCCCTCTGGGatccagtccctgccctcctcttccACCTCACGTCCAACCTTTCCTGCTCCAGCCACGCAGCCCTCCACAGTGTTCCTGAACACACCAAggtctttcctgcctcagggcctttgcaccacctgttctctgcctggaacctcttccctcacctcctgcaGGTCTcacttcaaatgtcacctcctcagagaggcctccctgGCCACCCTAAGGCTTCTGCCAACTCTCTCACCCATTTGTTTCCTTCCAAGCATCCATCACACCTTGTCATCTTAGATAGTCACTTACCAATCACTTGTtacctgtctctcccactaggcTGGGAACTCTATCACACTCTTCCATATTTCCTTCCTCCAAGGACCAAGCACAAGACGGGACACCACGGAGCAAGTGGCAGGACTGGAACTCAGGCCACCTCAAAGGCCAAGACCCCTCAGCACCATGCCTCCTTGCAACCCCCGACTGTGCCCCAGACCTTCCACCACTTGTCCCCCTCCTCTTCCAGCCATTAGTCACCCCATTCAAGCTGGGCTCCGGCCACTTCTAGCTGAGCCTACTTCTTCCTCTGCACACGCCGGGTCCACGGTCTGCAGGGCCCTTTTCCGCTCCATCCCCAGCCACCTCTGTAGCATGGACTCTGGGACCTGCctgcccaggttcaaatcccagctccaccatgaGACCTTGGGTGACATACTCAACTGCTccatacctcagtttccccaactgggAAACAGGACTCCTAACAGTGCCTCCCACCCAGCATGAGGCCTATGCATGACAAATGCCACCCAAATGGGAGCTGTGACAACTATTCAACCAAACAGATGCTCCAGTGCCCAGCTCCTGGGTGAGGCCTTCGTCAGCCCAGAATGTTGAGCGGCTTCTCTCAGAAGTTACGGATCTAAGAGTGCGGTCACTGgaagagacatttctcccaagaaggggtacAGATGGCCAATGAGCACAGGAGAAGATGCTCAGCATCTCTAATCAtgatggaaatgcaaaccaaaaccacaatgagacatcatgCCACCTCCATTAAGATGGCCcttatgaaacaaacaaacaaaaaaaaaacagaaaatgtcggtgaggatgcagagaaattagaacccttgtgcattCTTGGAAATATAAAAcggtgcagccgctgtggaaacagtatggcagtcaggcaaaaattttaaaatagcatgaccataggatccagcagttctatttctgggtatctacccaaaagaGGTGAAGGCAGGAACTCGAACAGACGTTTGTGCACCCATGtccacagcagcactattcacaacagccaagaggtgggagcaaaccaagtgcccatcgatggatgaagagataaacaaaacatggtacATACATGAAATGGAATGTTATTAAGCCTTGAAAAGAAAGGACATTCTGACACAGGCTCCAACATGGGTGAACCCTGAAGACatgcgaagtgaaataagccagtcacaagaggaCAAATCttgcacgattccacttataggagggACCTAGAGtcgtcaaattcatagagatggaaagtagaatggaggttg from Equus asinus isolate D_3611 breed Donkey chromosome 15, EquAss-T2T_v2, whole genome shotgun sequence includes these protein-coding regions:
- the FAM110A gene encoding protein FAM110A; protein product: MPVDTLTPGARDAPAPPFRLRTKVPGYLLRRPADGGVRKPSAVERLEADKAKYVKSLHVANTRQEPVQPLLSKQPLFSPGTRRTVLTPSRRALPGPGRRPQLDLDILSSLINLCDSPVSPAEASRTPGRAEGARHAPVATPPRPPPSTAAVRRVDVRPLPASPARPGPSPGTPAASSPARPPGLQRSKSDLSERFSRAAADLERFFNFCGLDPEEARGLGVAHLARASSDIVSLAGPSAGPGSSEEGCSRRSSATVEERARERVPYGVSVVERNARVIKWLYGLRQARETPAAEG